The genomic stretch TTCTTTGCACTCAGGGACCCGTAGCCAGCAGCGTCTGCAGCACAGCCGTGGCCCCCAAAAGTCCTGATGCTGGCGCCGGTGTGTGTCCGCAGAGCCCAGCTTGGAGCCCTGGAGGGAGGCCCCGGTGCGGCCACCGGGCAGCGGCGGCCGCAGCGGGGATGGGGGCTGGGGCCCGACCAGTGACCAGTCCTCTCCATCTACCCCGTCGCCCCCGCTGCCCCCTGAGGCAGCCCACTTCCTGTTCGGGGAGCCTGCCCTGAGGAAGAGGAAGGTGAGCCAGGGCAGCCCTTGGAGCGGGGTGGACGTGGGGGGCGCCGAGGCTGACCGCCCCCTGTCGCCCAGAGCTCGCTGCAGGGGCTGTTCCAGTGCCTGTGGAAGCGCTGCGGGAAGGTGCTGAGCTCGGCGTCAGGGATGCAGAGACACATCCGTCTGGTGCACCTGGGGtgcggcggggccgggggcgggggcggggcggggggcgccaGGCGGGCCTCTGCGTCAGCtcgcaccccaccccccgccccccagcaggCGGCAGGCAGAGCCGGAGCAGAGCGACGGCGAGGAGGACTTCTACTACACGGAGCTGGATGTCGGTGTGGACTCGCTGACCGATGGGCTGTCTGGCCTGACCCCGGGGTCCCCCACGGCCTCCGTGCCACCCGCCTTCCCCCGCCTGGAGCCGCTGGAGCCCCCGGCCCTGCCCAGCCTGCTGCGCCCGcccgccctgcccccgcccccggtGCTGAgctccctgcccgccccccagGTGTGCCCCAGTGACCACGCTTACCAGGTGGGTGAGGCCTCGGGCGGCTCTGGAGGGGTGCGAGGCCACAGCGGTGTCTCCTCTCAGGGCTGCCTGGCACCCGTCCACCCGGAGCCTCGGCCCATCCCGGTCAGGGCCTGCGCGCCAGCCCTGCCCGCCAAGCCCGGCGCCAACCCGAGGTGCGTGCGTGTAAAGGGGCCGGGGAAGGCACCGGGCAGGGAGGCTCCCGGCCCGACAGCACCCCATGCCCCTCACGTGTCCCCCCAGGAAGCCCCGAGGTGACGCCAAGAAGTGCCGGAAAGTGTATGGCATGGACCACCGGGACCTGTGGTGCACGGCCTGCCGCTGGAAGAAGGCCTGCCAACGCTTCCTGGACTGAGCCCCGCCCGCCGGGGCCTCTCCCAGCTGCAGGGCCTTCTTTTTAACCGGTGGGGGGCGGTCCCCACCACTCAAAGTGCCTCTGAAGAAACCAGCCTCTCGGCCTTTTGCACTAATGCCAAACCTCACAGCTGTCCCCTTGGCCTGGGGTCCCCAGGGGTGGCCACCCCCCACCTGTCGGCCCTGGACTTGTCAGGGGTGTGACGGGCCCTGCTCTGGGGCCACACGGGGCCGTCCTCGATGCACTTTGAGGGGTGTCGGGGAGGGGGCGCCCCTGCCCGCACTTAACCTGACTGAGGGCCCGGGTGGACATTTGTACCGTGTTTGCCAAGCTCAGGTGTCTCACGtctgggctgaaccaggcgaggAGTAACATTAAAGATTCGGGATTTTTCCAAAAGCTGTGTCTGCCTCCTGGGGGGAGGGACACGGAGCCGGGACCCCACCATGGGCAGGGGTGGCGGTGGGCAGAGAGGAGGCCAGCAACCAGGCCAcaaagggctgggggtgggggttacTCTCTGGCCCCCTCTACCCAGGGTGAGGCCGGAGGAGGGGACGCTGTCTGAAACACACACGAGGCATCTGCTCAAGCAGCAATTTCCCAGTTTATTGAAAGTGATCGCTTTGCAAGAAAGTCTAACTAATCCCGTCACAGAAAGGAGACCCACAGGCGGGCCCGGAGTGCGCCCGGCAGACAAGAAATCTCAAGACCACTAGGGAGGAGGTGCTGTTGGCCGTCGATGGCTCCAGGGAAGCAGGCGACGGCCGTGATGTCCACTGACCAATTACAGAAGACTCCCCCAAATATGAAACACATCTCCAATACAAACACAGGTTTATAATAATTCATATAAAGTCGATATAATATAGATTATCCCCAGAAAAAATCAACAATCTTCAAACACTGCcctttttctgtctgttttgtgTTGACAGGTTGAAAgcatgttgaaaaaataaatatttaagaaaagcacacacacagCGCCCTCACTACAAGTAGTTCTAAAAAGGGCCACATACAAAACACAATAtaggatctaaaaaataaaaacaccattaAGTATGGCTTTCTTAAGAGTTGCACATGTCACAGAATGAGCGAAAATAAGATTATCTTTCATATAATATTGCAAAAAGTTCcagtttttgcattttttcagagttctcttttttaaaaaggaagatgtgCAAAGTTGGAAGCAGTAGCTGTGTCCTTTCAGTTGAGGTCCCTATCCAGTCCTGGCAGTGTTGTGACTGTTCCCAAACCTAGAGTTCAAGCATACAACCCGGTCAGGATCCAGAGCTTGATACAAAATCTTGgttcccccgcccctcccccacccccaaagaccTTGCCACCCGATGGACCACGTCCCACATCGGCGTTGCAGACACCAAACACAGACGCACACAGACGGAAAGGTACAAAATGTGAGATGTGATCTACACGCTTTTCCGcttcataaaaaaatatttattagtttaaacatagatttgaaaaaaaaaaaaaaaagatcacgtTAAAAAAGAAACCTTCGTTACACGTCTTTCCCTCCACGCCTCTGGAGGCGATGTGTTCGCCTGCATCTCTGAAATCCAGCTCTCGAGTTAACCGCACACGAGAATAGTGAACACACGGGGCTTGGGGGCGGGAGGTGGGACCCTCGGTTTTCCAGGGTATTGTTTTGAGGAAGAAAATGCCCTTGTGGCACTGAGGGCCCCGTTAAAAGTCAGCCAGGACGGTCCAGAGCGGGAGCGAGCAGGTCCTGAGTGTGGCGCAAAGGTGGCCCGGGGTGCGGGCGGCGGGCTGAGAGGCGGCCCCATACAAAACCCAGAGACGCTTGGTAGCAAAGGTCTGGTTTCCAAACGCATCTGATAAGAAAGGAAGTCTTTATAAAAGGGGTTAGAAAGTGGGGGAAAGGTACACAGTGGGGAGCCCCACTGAGGGGCTCAGCTGGGCCCTACTGTGAAAGGCAGACGGGGGCGCTGGCCCCGGAGGCACCCCAACCCGCCCCGGGCTCCTGTCCCCCGGCCCGGCCCTTCCCTAAGGATGCCGGCGTTGAGGAGTTCGCAGCGTCCCCAGCTGAGGATGGGAGGGCAGCCCTCTTCTGACTGAGAGAAAGGTGGCTAtgtttaaaacaaagcaaaacaaaaaatgaagctGCGACTTCTCCCCGGGCAGGGCTTCAAGGACAGCACCTGTCCGTGTCCACGCAGCCAGCCACTTACTAAGGAGGGTTCTGTG from Balaenoptera acutorostrata chromosome 15, mBalAcu1.1, whole genome shotgun sequence encodes the following:
- the SLC2A4RG gene encoding SLC2A4 regulator isoform X3, whose amino-acid sequence is MEAERPPAPGSGCGRPPLRAAGRDPAAAPVSVPAPPQGPAVEFALPQEPEPRAADLGAPGAGAAGPPTPSAHIPVPGHRAPPGKARLDEVMAAAALTSLSTSPLLLGAPAVAFSTEPSLEPWREAPVRPPGSGGRSGDGGWGPTSDQSSPSTPSPPLPPEAAHFLFGEPALRKRKQAAGRAGAERRRGGLLLHGAGCRCGLADRWAVWPDPGVPHGLRATRLPPPGAAGAPGPAQPAAPARPAPAPGAELPARPPGLPGTRPPGASAHPGQGLRASPARQARRQPEEAPR
- the SLC2A4RG gene encoding SLC2A4 regulator isoform X2, whose translation is MEAERPPAPGSGCGRPPLRAAGRDPAAAPVSVPAPPQGPAVEFALPQEPEPRAADLGAPGAGAAGPPTPSAHIPVPGHRAPPGKARLDEVMAAAALTSLSTSPLLLGAPAVAFSTEPSLEPWREAPVRPPGSGGRSGDGGWGPTSDQSSPSTPSPPLPPEAAHFLFGEPALRKRKSSLQGLFQCLWKRCGKVLSSASGMQRHIRLVHLGRQAEPEQSDGEEDFYYTELDVGVDSLTDGLSGLTPGSPTASVPPAFPRLEPLEPPALPSLLRPPALPPPPVLSSLPAPQGCLAPVHPEPRPIPVRACAPALPAKPGANPRKPRGDAKKCRKVYGMDHRDLWCTACRWKKACQRFLD
- the SLC2A4RG gene encoding SLC2A4 regulator isoform X4, which codes for MEAERPPAPGSGCGRPPLRAAGRDPAAAPVSVPAPPQGPAVEFALPQEPEPRAADLGAPGAGAAGPPTPSAHIPVPGHRAPPGKARLDEVMAAAALTSLSTSPLLLGAPAVAFSTEPSLEPWREAPVRPPGSGGRSGDGGWGPTSDQSSPSTPSPPLPPEAAHFLFGEPALRKRKAAGRAGAERRRGGLLLHGAGCRCGLADRWAVWPDPGVPHGLRATRLPPPGAAGAPGPAQPAAPARPAPAPGAELPARPPGLPGTRPPGASAHPGQGLRASPARQARRQPEEAPR
- the SLC2A4RG gene encoding SLC2A4 regulator isoform X1, with the protein product MEAERPPAPGSGCGRPPLRAAGRDPAAAPVSVPAPPQGPAVEFALPQEPEPRAADLGAPGAGAAGPPTPSAHIPVPGHRAPPGKARLDEVMAAAALTSLSTSPLLLGAPAVAFSTEPSLEPWREAPVRPPGSGGRSGDGGWGPTSDQSSPSTPSPPLPPEAAHFLFGEPALRKRKSSLQGLFQCLWKRCGKVLSSASGMQRHIRLVHLGRRQAEPEQSDGEEDFYYTELDVGVDSLTDGLSGLTPGSPTASVPPAFPRLEPLEPPALPSLLRPPALPPPPVLSSLPAPQGCLAPVHPEPRPIPVRACAPALPAKPGANPRKPRGDAKKCRKVYGMDHRDLWCTACRWKKACQRFLD